GGCTAGAGTAGGTCGCTGAGTCACATCTGGTCAAGGAGGCGATCGATGGCCCGGAAGAACGGCGGGCGGGTCACCCTCGCCGACGTCGCGCGCGCCGCCGGGGTGTCGACGGCGCTGGTGTCGATCGTCATGCGCGGAGTGGCCGGTGCCGGTGACGAGACCCGCGCGCGTGTCCTGTCGATCGCCGACGAGATGGGTTACGTCCCGGATCAGCGCGCGCGCAAGTTGCGGCAGGCGTCGTCGCGCCTGTTGGGGGTGATCTTCGAACTCCGTGAGCCGTTCCACGGCGATCTGGTGGAGGAGACCTACCGGGTGGCCGGCGAGGTCGACTACGACGTGGTGATCAGTGCTGTCGCACCCAGTCGATCGGAGGACGCCGCCCTCGACACCGTGGTGCGGGAGCGCTGTGAGGCGGTGATCCTGCTGGGTTCGCGTCTGTCCGACGACGCACTCGCCGGACTCGCCGAACGCCTTCCGGTCGTGGTGGTGGCCCGCGACAGCGGCGCGCCGGGAGTCGGTCATGTCCGCAGCGACGACACCGCAGGCATCGGATTGGCCGTCGAACATCTGGTGGGACTGGGTCATCGGCGCATCGTGCATGTCGACGGCGGGGACGCCCCGGGTGCGGTGGACCGTCGGGCCGGGTTCTCGGCGGCGATGGCCGCAAGGGGCCTGCCGACCGAGGGGACGATCGTCGCGGGCGGCCTGACGCAGATCGACGGGGCCAGGGCCACCCGGGACCTCATGACGGGCCAGGTGCCGCCGACCGCGATCGTCGCGTTCAACGACGAGTGCGCCACCGGGGTGATCGATGTGCTCGTAAGATCGGGTCTCCGTGTGCCCGAAGATGTCTCGGTCATCGGCTACGACGACGCGAGGCTTGCGTCGCGCGCGCCGGTGCCGTTGACCACGGTCTCACAGGACGCCGGGGAGTTGGCGGCCGATGCGGTCGCGGGTGCGCTGGAGATGATCGGCGGCGGCCCTCCGCCTCGGATCGTGCGACGGCCGCGCCTCGTCGTGCGGGCGACGACGGCGCCGGTCCGGCGCTGACCGGTCCCGACTGCCGGGAGGCTCGTCGCACCCGAAGTGTTTGTCCGCGAGCGCCCTTCGAGGCATCCCTGACGGGCGAGGGGCGGGCGCCGTCGGTGCGGGGGCTTCCGGAAAAGCGCCCCCGACATGCGCCCTGGCTACAGGGATCGACGACATATTGTCGACGGCGGCTCTGCGCCGGGCGCAATTCAGGGGCGCTTATCCGGGAAACGGGTTCGCAATGGTGCTCCGCGGCGGATCAGGCGTCGGTCTTCTCCCGGAGGTGATGCGTGTAGATCGCACCGGTGGTGACGTCGTCCTCGACTTCTTCCAGTGTGCGACCGCGGGTCTCGGGTGCCTGGGTATAGACGAACCCGATGGCGAACAGTCCGATCACCCCGAACATGAAGAACGTGCCGGTGATGCCGATCGCCTCGACGATCGTCGGGAAGAACAGGCCGAGGAAGGCGTTGGCGATCCAGAGGCAGAACACCGAGATGCCGATCGCCAGACCGCGGATCTGCAGCGGGAAGATCTCCGACAGCAGCACCCAGGTGACCACGTTGAG
This sequence is a window from Gordonia insulae. Protein-coding genes within it:
- a CDS encoding LacI family DNA-binding transcriptional regulator; the protein is MARKNGGRVTLADVARAAGVSTALVSIVMRGVAGAGDETRARVLSIADEMGYVPDQRARKLRQASSRLLGVIFELREPFHGDLVEETYRVAGEVDYDVVISAVAPSRSEDAALDTVVRERCEAVILLGSRLSDDALAGLAERLPVVVVARDSGAPGVGHVRSDDTAGIGLAVEHLVGLGHRRIVHVDGGDAPGAVDRRAGFSAAMAARGLPTEGTIVAGGLTQIDGARATRDLMTGQVPPTAIVAFNDECATGVIDVLVRSGLRVPEDVSVIGYDDARLASRAPVPLTTVSQDAGELAADAVAGALEMIGGGPPPRIVRRPRLVVRATTAPVRR